The Glycine soja cultivar W05 chromosome 3, ASM419377v2, whole genome shotgun sequence genome window below encodes:
- the LOC114405216 gene encoding serine/threonine-protein phosphatase 7 long form homolog: MKLTQLKVNGALINAFIERWRPETHTFHLKCGEATITLQDVSVLLGIPVDGRPLIGNTNIDWFELFHELLGVMPDDAAIDGNSIKLSWLSSHFANIHDFTGNQEGLERFARAWILRFIGGVMFVDKSSKRVHLKYLQFMRDLRECSSYAWGAAVLGNLYREMCIATDYNIKSIGGFTLLIQLWTWERCPTLAPSVIPPQQQNAPLGYRQ; encoded by the exons ATGAAATTGACGCAGTTGAAAGTGAATGGAGCATTGATTAATGCTTTTATTGAAAGGTGGAGACCAGAAACACATACATTTCATTTGAAGTGTGGGGAGGCAACTATTACACTTCAAGATGTTTCTGTGCTACTTGGTATTCCTGTGGATGGAAGACCATTAATTGGAAATACAAATATTGACTGGTTTGAGTTGTTTCATGAATTATTGGGTGTCATGCCTGACGATGCTGCAATTGATGGGAACTCAATTAAATTGAGTTGGTTGTCTTCTCATTTTGCAAATATTCATGATTTTACAGGCAACCAAGAAGGCCTTGAAAGATTTGCTCGTGCTTGGATCTTACGATTCATAGGAGGGGTAATGtttgttgacaaaagcagcAAACGGGTGCATTTGAAATATTTGCAGTTTATGAGAGACCTTAGAGAGTGCAGCAGttatgcatggggagctgctGTTTTGGGTAACCtttatagagagatgtgcatcGCAACAGACTATAATATTAAATCAATAGGCGGTTTCACTCTCTTGATTCAATTATGGACATGGGAACGATGCCCAACGTTAGCCCCCTCAGTtattcctccacaacaacaaaacgCGCCACTTGGTTACAG GCAATGA
- the LOC114406608 gene encoding uncharacterized protein LOC114406608 — translation MKRDEFVWVPYAGHVEMNLSQVCFFGSVLWTCIIPLICFQKVEWHQPDRVMRQFGMQQPIPGPVMQPNNIHDLTLKGKEGKNWMRLMQPALNEWNSRYERRVEQTPPQTRTLSLNSEYMRWYRRKTKVYVDPKHARRGLLGEIVETLHFTVSPVGRRVCTFDDLLPCIEKITLLSEEEDKILEAHEDAPPSQPQFEHQQFNILQQSVETQGLARRWETVDAATYSLSPMPERQHEMYYTLSTFTQEPSQMPPMYSYPHDFQPGYSFAGIFGSSPPFTQSGQVSTPNASLAGPWNVPGDISDMDDFLGFDLRHDFSAEVDQVDERANPRRRNPDRAARNWDRPCGTSSRHHIHSDD, via the exons ATGAAACGCGATGAG TTTGTATGGGTCCCTTATGCTGGACATGTGGAAATGAATTTGAGTCaagtttgtttttttgggtCTGTATTATGGACATGTATCATACcacttatttgttttcaaaaagtggAATGGCACCAGCCGGATAGAGTCATgagacaatttggaatgcaGCAACCTATTCCGGGACCAGTAATGCAACCCAACAACATACATGACTTGACATTAAAgggaaaggaaggaaaaaattgGATGCGACTAATGCAACCCGCACTTAATGAATGGAATAGTCGTTATGAAAGGAGAGTAGAGCAAACACCGCCACAAACAAGGACCCTCAGTCTGAACTCTGAATATATGAGGTGGTATAGGCGTAAAACAAAAGTTTATGTCGACCCAAAACATGCAAGAAGAGGATTATTG GGTGAAATCGTCGAAACACTACATTTTACGGTGTCGCCTGTTGGGAGAAGGGTTTGTACTTTTGACGATTTACTGCCATGTATCGAGAAGATCACTCTTTTGTCTGAGGAAGAGGATAAGATACTTGAGGCACATGAAGATGCTCCCCCTTCTCAGCCACAATTTGAACATCAACAGTTTAATATACTACAGCAAAGTGTGGAGACTCAAGGCTTAGCGCGACGTTGGGAAACTGTTGATGCAGCAACATATAGTTTGTCTCCGATGCCAGAACGACAACATGAAATGTATTACACACTGTCGACATTCACCCAAGAACCGTCTCAGATGCCGCCGATGTATTCATACCCACATGATTTTCAACCAGGGTATAGTTTTGCAGGCATATTTGGGTCCTCTCCTCCATTTACCCAAAGTGGTCAAGTATCGACCCCAAATGCCTCACTTGCTGGTCCGTGGAATGTACCTGGAGATATATCCGACATGGACGACTTTTTAGGGTTTGATTTACGTCATGATTTCTCTGCCGAGGTTGACCAAGTGGATGAAAGGGCGAATCCTagaagaagaaatcctgatAGGGCAGCTAGAAATTGGGACCGGCCATGTGGGACTTCGTCGCGGCATCACATACATAGTGATGATTGA